The genome window ATCACCTTTTCTGGGTTATCTGACTATCCTACCCTTGACATAAAACAACTCAAAATACTTTGTATACCCAACTTGATAAAATACTTGGCCAAACACCCAATCGAAAATCTAAATGGTAATTCACTTTTCAATGTCCCTTCTAAATTGGTGAATGATGTTATCCATCAATTACTCTCTTTCGTTATGTTACTTTCTGCGGTCGTTGTGCTTCTCATGATGATATgggaaaaatattattagatcCACACATCCTCCACAAGTGGTGGGCTGGCCTCCAGTCTGTTCATTTCGAAAGAACTTGGGGAATCAAAACCAATCAAATTCTACGAGGAGCTCAGAGGCAAATCCAGAGAAAATAAAGGTAGCAAAAGATGAGAAAATGAACAATGAACTGCAAGAGAGACCCACAATGTTTGTAAAGGTGAACATGGAAGGTTGCACAGTGGGCAGGAAGATTGACCTAAAACTCCACAATGGCTATGACTCACTCTCTCGTGCTCTTCAGAAGATGTTCCATAATTTGTTCTCTGGTAAATAACTATAAACTATGAAGTATATGAATTTTCAACTGCATGCAGTTACCTGCTTCTTATTACCACGTTTTCTATTAGTTTTAATTATTCAATTATAATGAATGGTATAACATCTGGTCTATAGTATAAACATCATCATAGGAAGCACATGATTAGTATCTTGAGAATGATCATAAAAGATCCAGTCAAATATAATAATCGACATTTGTTTTTGGTAAAAACTATACATGACAATGGCATCTTTATAGAGTTCTCCTTGGAGGTTACATATTCATGTAGTCATATGGATTTTCTTCATATACCATTGTTGTTGAATTATTTCTTGTTGTACATTATATATTATGAAGGTAAAATTATTTAAGCTCCAAAAAGACCTACAGGTCTCTATCTTTAATCATAATAATTTTACTTTTCTTCCAAAAGTATTCTGTGTTACTTCCACTACATATttgttatttttcatgaaaataatTACCCTAATGTTGACCTTTCCCTTACTCGCTCAATTCGTACCTGATCCCTGTTTTTATCATTTTTCTAGAAGAAAACCATTTTGTCTAATAAGAAGTCTGAGATGTACAGAAGCTAACCATGAtcatttctttctttctgaaTCAGCTAATTACTTGAACAATCCAAAGCAAGATGAAAAAGAAGAGGTTCTTTCTCCAAGTTATATTCTTCTTTATGAAGACAGTGAAGGTGACCGGATGCTTGTTGGTGATGTGCCTTGGGAGTATGTCTTTGGATTTTTTATTTTCCAATGTCTATTTGATATCATTAATTACTTCCAAACAATATGAGGTGTTTTACCCCTATATGAGAATGCATATTACAAGACATTCCTGATGCTAAGGAACTGTTGCAGGTTGTTCATCCATTCGGTGAAGAGATTATATATAACACTTGATCCTAGAGCACACAAATGTGGTTTGTGACAATCTTTTTATACTTCTTTCTTTAATAAACATTCTTAATTATATGAGGTTCCTTGCACTAATGCTTTGAATTAACTTTACTATAGTATGAATATAAACAGTCCATTCTATAAATTCAAAACCTTATACTAACAAAGAGATGAAAGATATGGAATTACAGATTTCAGCTTGTTAATGTAGGTATTGATTTTGCAGGTTGATTACATTCGGGACCTATGAAGGATACAGAAGAATGAAGAGGTATCAACTTGCTTAGTTGAAGATATGATGAAGAAAAAGAGTTGATTCaatgaaaatatttcagaatttcAGTGTGGCGATGTTGCCGCACAATCTAAAACTAGATTTCCACTTGAGGTGATTGGAAGGTTGCTTATCTTGGCAGTGTAACATATATGGTTGTGTGATAAATAATCTCAAGAACAATGAGTTATTTATTGTGTTCTATAGTTTAGAATCTATGATTATTTTGGAAATTTTTGTGACTAGTTTACTTCCTTGATACTTGAGATACGTCATGGTAAATTTGTATTACTTCTTTAATATTTCTTTTGGCTTGGCTTCCAGACATGATTTTCCAGACCAAACTACAAACTATAATTAAGCAACGGCTATTTTATCAAAATATTGTTTGTTTATATACTTGTCCACTTCTCAATGCTATTTATTTAGCAATGCATTATCCTGATGCAATTTAGTCATCAAATGTTACTATGTTAGACAAAATGTCTTTGGTGAAACAAAATCATAACCACACTTGAAATTGAAAGGTGTACTTCCATTCATTTGGTATGTATCAAGAAATCTGCAGCACCTAGAATTACAAAAAGAATAAGCTATCTGAAGGAAAATGAAAATTGAGAAGATTGTGTTGAAGAACATTTGCAATACCAACCTTCTTACATGAATGGTTGGATGCAACTTCATTGCAATGGAATTGTATGAGTCTATACTTCAGGTACAGCTTGAAAGCGATCTATGTTACTCTTTTGGCATACTTCCTATGTCTGCAAGGAAGGCAATAACCTGTCAagacaaacaaaaataaaaatacactGTTATGAGTTTAACATGATGAAGATTTAATTATAGATGATACTTGATAGCATCTAATTGGATTCAAAATTTTAATTGCGGTGAGATAAAAACATATGTAGTTGTATCTTACACTGTCTTATATAATTGGCTCTGTCAGCGTAATTGGTAACCATCAGAAAACGGGAAAGCTATTTGCAATATCCCTCAGTAATTTTTGCAGACAAAGATATATTCTTATGATTAGAAAATTATTCATACAGAACAAAATGATAAACTCATAAAATCGTAAAGCGCAAGACAGAAATCTAACATATAAACTTGATCTTACACAACCAACCCCCCATGAGTTTAGATGACAAACCATAAAATGATgctaattaaataatatatagacTCAAAAAGCTTCAGAAaactctctttgggcatgattccTACAGCTGTAAGAAATGCTGCAACTTGCTAAAGCAAGGAACCGAAACACTACAtcatggtgacttaaagacatgaTGATCACATCAGCAAGAGGTCTTTTTAACTGAATCAGAATGTCAGATGACAAATCTGCTTAACTATATGTCCGCATGTAGCGAAAGCTCATTCTCAATGAATGTAGATCTTGTATTGTCAAGATTTAATACCAAAGACTAAATATGGAtgctaagggagatataataaacTTACATCAGAATgtgaagataaaaaatatatgctGACATTTTTTACTACCAAAAAGAAGCATTAATTAGTAGCCGTAGTATTGTGTAAACGTGAAGGAGATTATTAAATCATGAAGAGGTTTGACTTGCAGGTAGGAGTTGCAAACTTCACAATGTGAAAGAAGACGAGGGCCATGCGTTCATTAACATTCTTGACAAGccgaagaattgctagtgtgacgGACCTCACGCTCATGAGCAAATCGAGAATGTCAGCATCATCCTGCGTATCTGGTTCTCTTCTCTCGTACTGGATATCAGAACAGCACCTAGAATCCACATAAACCTGGTTCCAAGAATATACCAATTGCAGAAGAAACAGGGTTTGGCATTCTTGCAAGCGTCTTAAGTGCGTGCAGTCTTGGGAACCGCAAGAGATTCGTAAAGAGCGGAAGGAGCTCATGCAAGTGCGAAACCACGACCTCACGGACGGCCGACCATCGTTGGTGGCATGGCGGCGGACGCAGGCGGAGAGGCGGTTTCCGTGGTGGGCGCGGCGGAGTACGGGAGAGGAGCCATTGGCGGCGGCGACCTAAACTTTTAACTATGTTAGGTAAAGCAAAGATATACTTTAAACGGGTCATGTCATGGTTACCTGTACTAAATAGGACGGACACGTCATGATTACCTGCTTGAATCCTCTTTAATTGCATAATCCAAATAGGATTTTAAAGGTCCGAGACAAAGCATAATCTAAATGGGCACCTCAAGGACCAATTGCTGCTGCACATAAATCAATAGTTGCAATTTTGAACAACAAAGGATCTAATTAAATGCTTCCAGACACAACAGCCTTCTTTTTTTCCCAGAAAATGGAACTAATTTATATCAAGAAAGAAGTCTCATACACCGATCACCACAGGAGATCAAAAGCTCCAACAATCTTCACCAAAAAAGTTATAATTGTTCATCCTAATAAAATTGACCAACCCACTGCATGGTTTCGTTCCTTAGAACTCCATAGAAAAATTAAGTAGCTCAAGGATTATCATAGATCCATGTTAAATgccgcaacaaaaaaaaaaacataaatgcaCTACCATGCAAATTCCTTGACGGTAGATTTACAATTTCTACATGAAAATTCTGGTTTTCTGAAAATAGATAGGGTGTTGGACTTTCTCAGTACAAACATAAAGCATAAAGAAAACAGACAAATCAGGCTTCTCACTTCTTCAGCGTGGCTTCGCCATCGAAGTTGAGTTCATGAAGGTTAAGCAATAAATCATCAGACTGCAGGAAAACACGGTTTGACGAATTTGCGATTGTGTGAGCTATCTCCCTTGCAGACTCGATCTGTCGTAAAGCAAGGAACGCAGGGTTGTTTGCAATAGCTTGACCTATAAGCTGGGCACTCGTTGCCTCACCCTGTCAAGACGACGAAAATAAGATTCACATATTCTCCATAAATATCAGAATAAGCAGTTGCTTTTTATTTAGGCGTATAAACATAAGCAGTTTTCCAATACTTGTAGCGAAGTAAAGATGGTAATACAACATTGCCAGCATCAAGATGACACAGTTTCAGATAGCAAATAAAAGGATCAAATTTATCATCATAATGAGATTGTAGCTCATGGTCATACCCTAACTGCACAAAACAGATTTAACTTTTTAGCAGTCGGGAACGATGATGAGAAAGGCTCTGTAAATTTAGATTAAGAGTAGCTTGTTGACTAAATGTGGATGAAGGTAAAAAACTTCATTCTTCCATGAAAGCTATTCAAGTGTCCTGGATCTGTGTAGATATAGATAATATGTAGATAATATGCTGAAATCTCATGAGTACAAGGTAATGCTTGACTACCGTAAAACATTTTTCTCACCTGCGCTCTGATAATAGCACTTTTCTTATCTTGCTCTGCCTTGTCAACAATGAACTTAGCACGTTCAGCTTCTTGTGCAGCCACCTGTTTAGATTCGATTGCATTAGTAAACTCCTTCCCAAAGCTCAGGGTCGTTATGGACACATCATCCAGAACAATATTGAAGTTTCTGGCCCTTTCTGTCAATATCTTTCGAATTTCCCTACTTACAGCCTACAACAAAAGGTGGATTCTTCAAATTCATATGTATCAGTAGGTTGCATAGTTATCATTCCTTAATATGCTATCAACCAATAAATTATAATATGAACTTTTATTGTAACAGAAGACCTCTCTTTGTGTGATCAGTTGGCTAGCATTGTATTGTGCAACCACAGCCTTCAAGGTTTCATGAATAATGGATGGAAGGACCCTTTCATTGTAGTTTCCCCCAAGAGTTCGGTAGATTGTAGGTAGCTGATCTGGGACAGGTCTAGTAAGAACCCTAAGCCCAATATTAACCTGCATAAGATGCCATGTTTCAAACATTAGAATGCCAATGAACCAATGCATGTACCAAGTACCATCCAAAATCTGGAAATCAGTAATTGCATCTAGCAGAGTGAGATACTGCAATATACAAcaacaaaataaaaattcaaaatgTCAATCATGCAACTATTGTCAGTTATCTGGTCTCAAGTGTCACAACAACAATGAGCTAATAATCCACATACATTAATCTGAGAGAAAAATGGAGTGTTAAACAATGACAAGTTATTCATAACAGATGAAATGCAAAATAACTCTAGATGTATTTCTCATGTATGAAACATCAAATAAATGACTAAATTCAATTTGGTATCTATCCCACATTGAAATAATTGTAAAGTTCTTTTTGTTGCTGCTTCCTGATGCAAGGAACAGCAAACTTACTGCCATTCAGCAAGGTTACATTCAAAGAGTAATCTGGGGGACAAAAAAGACACTACCAAATTCACATTGCTAGGGAAAAGCCAGCATGATCTTTAAGAATTGTTGGgccaaaaattgacatattccagcTTCACTTGATACAATCTACCAGCCTAGCTCATCGAGGGATTATTATCCTAGATAATAATGGACTAAAGGTCATTCATTGCATGGGCAAGGTCTCGTAAAAGCCTAAAGCAGGTTACTTTTAATAACAGATATATATCCCATGATATAAATCTTGTTCTCTTCCTTTAAAATATTAATGGACTTGCAACCATCCAAAACACTCATCTGAAAAAGTATATCAGGGATACAAGTTGAATTAGAGTGCAAACTTGGGATGTGTTTAAAGTGAATACTCATGAACTATCCCAATGAAAGGGTTGGATGTTGGTTTACATTGGCCAAAAACCTAATACAAATCAAAATTGAATCTAACCTGCACCTAGTCTTCTCAACTCTGATTTGGCATATGAAGTACATACAATATACAGCATGAAAATTTATATCTTTGTTTACTACCATTCATATACCTAAAATTATTATCTCACAGATATATATAAGGCAAAGTAACCCAACTCGACCTATTTGACGATGAAACTGAACCCAACCATCCAATCTTTCCAACACAATCACCCTGATCTGTGCTGGTATCGACCAAGGACAATTTAGTCCTcctgaacttacaccaaaatttAGTTAAAATCAGCAAGAACAAAATAAACTTGGTTAGAGTTGCCCTATTTTGGCTACTGACACATTCCCCATTCACTATAGCCATCACATTCACCATCTACCACCACTATCACAATGATTGTCGTCCACTGTTAAGGAAGACCACAAAAGTGTGGTGagacaaaaaataaaaggatacGGTGTATAAAAT of Musa acuminata AAA Group cultivar baxijiao chromosome BXJ1-7, Cavendish_Baxijiao_AAA, whole genome shotgun sequence contains these proteins:
- the LOC103990770 gene encoding prohibitin-1, mitochondrial isoform X2, encoding MNFKNVKGPSVPSAVGTLVKVALIGGTAVYAALNSLYNVDGGHRAIVFNRIVGIKDKVYPEGTHLMIPWFEWPVIYDVRARPHLVESTSGSRDLQMVNIGLRVLTRPVPDQLPTIYRTLGGNYNERVLPSIIHETLKAVVAQYNASQLITQREVAAQEAERAKFIVDKAEQDKKSAIIRAQGEATSAQLIGQAIANNPAFLALRQIESAREIAHTIANSSNRVFLQSDDLLLNLHELNFDGEATLKK
- the LOC103990770 gene encoding prohibitin-1, mitochondrial isoform X1; this encodes MNFKNVKGPSVPSAVGTLVKVALIGGTAVYAALNSLYNVDGGHRAIVFNRIVGIKDKVYPEGTHLMIPWFEWPVIYDVRARPHLVESTSGSRDLQMVNIGLRVLTRPVPDQLPTIYRTLGGNYNERVLPSIIHETLKAVVAQYNASQLITQREAVSREIRKILTERARNFNIVLDDVSITTLSFGKEFTNAIESKQVAAQEAERAKFIVDKAEQDKKSAIIRAQGEATSAQLIGQAIANNPAFLALRQIESAREIAHTIANSSNRVFLQSDDLLLNLHELNFDGEATLKK
- the LOC103990771 gene encoding auxin-responsive protein IAA25, whose translation is MKATVLEPPPKDGRREVHEDRANKTASGYLNNLELRLGMSLVNGQEVGDGKRGSCAGGTIPRYITTQDGIMQHQKNRHSLGGAKRCFSDTTGGFVDPWSLAARQETAALEQAHQKLSPFAISRSTHPPQVVGWPPVCSFRKNLGNQNQSNSTRSSEANPEKIKVAKDEKMNNELQERPTMFVKVNMEGCTVGRKIDLKLHNGYDSLSRALQKMFHNLFSANYLNNPKQDEKEEVLSPSYILLYEDSEGDRMLVGDVPWELFIHSVKRLYITLDPRAHKCG